DNA from Metabacillus flavus:
TCGCCGCCGTCAAAGTAAAATTCGCTATCATCGTAAAGATCCTGGTAGAAGTAAGTTCCTTCGTCTGTATAAAATAAACTGGTTATTTCCTCTTCCGTCATTGGATTGCTGACCCAATCATGGATGATGGACATCACTTTAAACAGCGGAATACTGAATCCAATGGTAGCCTCTTCACCATGGCGGGCTGAATTAATTGCAATTACTCTTTCCGTTTTTCCGTCCAGGAGCGGACCGCCGCTGCTGCCTGGAGCAATTGGTGCTGAAATTTGATAGATTCCCTCGTACGTATGGGGTTCAATGTAGAACGTTCGGTTCACACCGCTGATATTACCAGTGGTAGCAGTATTTTCGAAGCCTTGCGGACTGCCAAGGGCAATTACTTCGTCGCCAAGTTTTGACTCATTCGTCTCTTCAAGCTCAAGAGGAGTCCGCCCGGCTAAACTGTCTACCCGTATGATGGCAATATCAATTTCATTGCTATAGCCAATCACGGTTCCATTATGGTCTTTTCCTTCATTATCCCTGATTGTCAGGTACAGAGCTCCTTCTGCAACGTGGGCATTCGTTAAGACGTCTCCTTTATTATTAATTAAAAACCCTGAGCCCTGTGAATATTCACTTAGAATGGTAAACACTTTTGGCTGTGCGTCATCAATTATTTGTGACAATTCTTTTGCCGGCTTTGGTGTTTCTTTTTTTACAGGTGGTGCTTCGGTATTTTTAATGCTTGTCGGTTTTACATCATTATTTTTCACATTCTCTGTTGGAGCATTACTGACCTTTAGTTCCTTGGCGGCTGTCTCGCGATTTGTAAGTTCCATATATAGAGCAGTGAAAACACCAGCGCAAATACACATAGATAAAATCAGCAGAGTCAGAAGCTTATAAGGTTTGCCTTTCAAGGAATGTCCGCAATGAGGACAATATTTTGAACGTTCCATGATAGCTGTTCCACAACTTTTACAATACATAGCTACTCTCCTTTTAGGACTATTAGACTATTAGTAGTTTAGTGTTTTATGGGATATTTTTCAATATGATTCTATTAATTGTTTCTCTTTTTTAAAATTTGGCTGTGTTAAAACATGGTGTTGATTTTTTGACACCTGTTGATTGGAGCGGAAGGCGTGAGACTCCAGCGGGAGCAGCGGGACAGGTGAGACCCCGCAGTCGCAAAGCGGCGAGGAGGCTCACCGCCCGCCCCGCGGAAAGCGAACGCCTGCAGTGGAAATCAGCAGCCAAGTCTAACATAGCTTAAAATTTAGTAATCCAAAAATAAATTTCCGCTTTTTGCACCTTAAAGCATCTGCTCTTATAATGGAGAAAGAAGATTAGAGAGAGGATGAAGGCAATGCTTCAACAGGCTCGATCACTGCTCGAAAAGCATTACGGATATTCGGCATTCCGGAACGGACAGGAGCAGGCGATTCAATCGGCGCTAGAAGGAAATGATACGCTTTGCGTCATGCCGACGGGAGGCGGGAAGTCCATTTGTTACCAGATTCCTGCCCTTATTTTTCACGGAACGACACTCGTCATTTCTCCGCTTATTTCCCTCATGAAGGATCAGGTGGATGCGCTTTTGCAAGCTGGCATTTCAGCGGCTTACATAAACAGCTCGCTTTCAGCAGCGGATGTTCATGATCGCATCATGAAAGCAAAGCAGGGGGAATACCGGCTGCTTTACATCGCTCCGGAGCGGCTTGAATCCTATGAGTTTATGAATCAGCTGATGGAGCTTTCCATACCGCTTGTCGCCGTGGATGAAGCCCACTGTATTTCGCAGTGGGGGCACGATTTCCGTCCAAGCTATCAGCGGATTCAGCGAATGATCACCCAGCTTCCGGTAAAACCGGTAGTAATGGCTCTGACGGCAACAGCAACCCCGAAGGTTCGCGAGGATATTTGCCAGTCACTGCATATAGATGAGAATCACTCTATCCTGACCGGTTTTGCACGGGAGAATCTATCTTTTTCCGTCGTAAAAGGACAGGACCGCCTTCCCTATTTAAAGGATTTTTTGAAAAAAAATGAAACAGAATCAGGCATCATCTATGCGGCAACAAGAAAAAATGTGGACCAGCTCCATGATCTATTAAACAAAAACGGAATTCGTGTTTCGAAATATCATGCCGGGATGAGCGATGAGGACAGAATAAGCGGCCAGGAGGATTTTCTTCTCGACCGGACGTCCGTTATGGTGGCAACCTCCGCGTTTGGAATGGGTATCGATAAATCCAACATCCGGTATGTCGTCCATTATCAGCTTCCGAAAAACATGGAAAGCTATTATCAGGAAGCTGGCCGTGCTGGACGGGACGGACTTGATAGTGAATGCATTCTTCTCTACTCCCCGCAGGATGTTCAGGTTCAGCGGTTTCTCATTGATCAGTCAAGCGACCGGATGCGCATGCCGCAGGAGCTCGAGAAGCTTCAGCTTATGGTGGATTATTGCCATACGGAAAACTGTCTTCAGAGGAAAATTGTTCAGTATTTCAGTGAGATGGACATGCCTCCATGCGGCCGCTGCGGCAACTGTACGGATTCGAGGGAGAGCCGGGACGTGACAAAAGAGGCGCAAATGGTGCTGTCCTGTGTAATCCGTATGGGGCAGAAGCGTTTTGGAAAAGCACTTGTTGCACAGGTGCTAACCGGTTCTCAAAATAGAAAGGTAATCGACCTTGGCCTTAACCAGCTTCCCACCTACGGAATCATGAAGGATAAAAGTGCAAAGGAAGTTACCTCATTTATTGAGTTCCTCATTTCACAGGATTTGATTGGGGTGGAGCATGGCACGTATCCGCTGATTTATGTGAACCCGGGTGGCAAGGACGTACTAATGGGGAACATGCCTGTTCAGAGGAAAGAGGCTGTACAGACGAAGACGCTTGCTGCAGGAGATCCGCTGTTCGAGGAGCTTCGTTCAGTAAGGAAATCGCTGGCGGAGCAGGAAAAAGTGCCGCCGTTCGTTATTTTTTCCGATACGTCTTTGAAGGATATGTGTGTAAAGCAGCCTGAAACCGACGAAGCATTCCTGCAGGTTTCAGGAGTTGGACAGCATAAAGCTGACAAGTATGGGAAGGCTTTTATTCAAGCGATTTTCCAGTTTAAAGAACAGAATCCGGAGTACAAAAGCGAGCTGGAAGAGGATGCCCCGCCTAAAAAAACGATACGCAAACTAACCGGGAACTCCCACTTGGAAACCCTCCAGCTGTTTAAAGAGGGAAAAGAATTCAAGGACATTGCTGAAGAAAGAGAAATCTCCATCCAAACGGTCGAGAACCATTTGCTTAAATGCTTAGAAGCAGGAGAAATCATTCAGCATGAAGAATTCGTTCCAATGAGGTACAGGGAGCAGATTGAACAAGCCATCCAGGAAGCGGGCACGGATCGGCTTAAACCAATCAAAGAGCTTCTCCCTGAAGAGATCAGCTATTTTATAATTAAAGCCTTTCTTGTTTTGAAAAAAATGGAGCCTGCATAATAGCGGAGGGATGAAGATGGACAGATTCGGTTTGTTCGGAAAATTGATGGCAAAAGAAGGGCATGGTGAGCAGCTCGCCGCCATTCTATTAGAAGCCTCACATGCAATGAAAGAAGTAACAGGCTGCGAACTGTATGTCGTCAGTGCAGCTGAAAACGAACCCGATGCTGTCATGGTGTACGAAGTCTGGATAAATCAAGAAGCGCACCAGGCATCTCTGAAACTTGAGGCAACGCAAAATCTTATTAAGCAGGCGAAGCCAATCATTGCAGGTATGGAAAGAATCAGTACATTGAAGCCGATTGGAGGCAAGGGGCTCTAAAACGGAGCCTTTATGCAGGATATTCGAATTGGAAACCCAAGAACGCTCGCTTTAAGAGTGAACCTGGGTTTTATTTTTTGCTCAAGGATGTTTTTTAATAGCGGAAGGTGGGAGACTCCAGCAGGAGCAGCGGGACAGGTGAGACCCCGCAGGCGCTCGGCGCAGAGGATGCTCACCGCCCGCCCCGCTGGCCGCTAGGCATCCTGCAGCAGAAATCAGCCATAACCCGTCCAAATTCAAACTGGAAAGTTCTCGGAAATAGCCTTAAAAACCACTTTTGAACAGTTCCTTATTTAGTAGACAACTTGTGACAGTATTCTCTTATAGTAGACATGCTGAAAATAAATCGATATGATATTGAATGAACATTCAATCAAGAAAGAGGTGATTCACTGCTTGGGCCAAACAGAAGGAAAACATGGCTCTATCCTGAGAGCTACATTGGAGCTGATCTCTGAGCATGGGTTTCATGGGACATCCATGTCAAAGGTAGCGAAAAGGGCAGGGGTAAGCGCAGGGATTATCTATCATTATTTCAGCAATAAAGATGAGCTGATCAATGAATTATATATTGGAGTAAAACGGAATTTTTCGGAGATGATTATTAAGAGGCTGGATGAAAGCCAGTCATTGAGAAAGCAGATCCGGGAGCTTGTGAAAAGCACGATTGAAGTATCTGTCCGCCGTCCGGAAGAGATGCTGTTTATGGAGCAGTTTTTGCAATCGCCATACAATCGTCCCCAAATTCAGGAGACCGTTAATACATACTACGAGCCCATTATGAATGTCTTTAAAAAAGCAAAACAGGAACAGATCATCAAGCCTCTTCCTGATCCGGTTATTTTCGCCCTTACGCTGGATGTCGCTGTTTCCCTCGCAAAGCAGCATGATGCAGGGACACTTCAAATGGATGACGTGCTGATTGAGAAAGTGACGGAGGCTTGCTGGGAAGCTATAAGACAATGACAATAAATATTTGTTGAATGAACGTTCAATGTGTAAATGAAATGAGGAAGTAAATTATGAAAAAAACAGTACTGGTTACAGGAGGAACAGGCTATGTTGCCTCATGGCTTGTAAAAGAACTGCTGGAAGACGGACATAACGTTAGAATTACGGTCCGCGATCAATCAAAAACGGTGAATTACAGACATCTGCTTGAAGTGGAGAAGAATTCGACGGGGAGTCTTGAGGTTTATCAAGCAAATCTGCTCAGAGAAGGAAGCTTTGATGAAGCCGTTGACGGCTGCGAATATGTCTTCCACACAGCCTCTCCCTTTTTCATCAGCGGGTTCCGTGATGCCAGAGTAGACTTGATTAAGCCTGCTCAAGAAGGTACTCGCAACGTTCTGGGTTCTGTAAATAAGTTTGATTCAGTTAGAAGAGTGATCCTTACAAGCAGTGCCGTAGCCATTTTCGGCGATAACGCCGATATGGACGGAAAGCCGGCCTTTACGGAAAGAGACTGGAACACAACGAGCTCTGTCACCCACCAGCCATACAGCTATTCAAAGACGATTGCGGAAAAAGAGGCTTGGGAGCTGGCAGAAAAACAAGACAGATGGGACTTGATTACGATTAATCCTACCTTCGTTCTTGGGCCATCACTCGCAAAACGAACCGATTCCACAAGCATTGCGACCATTCTTGATTTGCTGAAAGGAAAATACAAGACCGGTGTGCCGCGCCTTGTAAATGGGGTTGTGGATGTCAGGGATGTCGCCAAAGCACATAAGCTTGCCGCGTTTATGAACACGGCTTCCGGACGTTTTCTCCTTTCCAATGAAGAAGCGACCCTGCTTGACATGGCAAAGGTGCTGGAAAAGAACTTTCCTAAGCAATATCCCCTTCCAAAATGGGAAGTCCCGAAGCCGCTCATATGGCTGCTGGCACCAAAAATCGGACTGACTCGCCCCTATGTCTCCAAAAACGTTGGGATTCCGGCGAAATTTGATCACAGTAAGAGCGTACGTGAGCTAGGATTGACTTATAGAAGCCTTGAAACCACGCTCGTTGATCAAAAAGAGCAAATGGATGAGGATGGGTTAATTTAAAAATTGATGGATGGAATTCAAACAGTTCAAGCTGTTTTGAGTTCCATCCTTTTTGCTAATTAAATGCTAAAGCATGTGCTTATTTAAATGCCGCTTGTCCAGAAATCGGCTCCGCAACAGAGGAAGTACGGCTTTTCACCACATACGTTTTTACCATCATGTCGTGCAGTGCTTGTTTCCGGCTGGTGAATCCGGCCATAATGAAGCCTATATACAGAACGAACCCGCTAACCGAAAAGGATAAATACCTGAGGATTGACTTTCCAATCGTTAATTTTTCACCATGTTCATTAACAATTTTCAATCCAAGCAATTTTTTTCCTATAGTGCCCTGCCAGGAAGTTACCGGCAAGATGATAAAGTAGGCGAGAGCAACAATGTATTCTGCTGCGTAAATCAAGATGACAGGAGTTATACTCTGCGGCGGTTCTCCAAATATCATCGGTAAAAATGGAATGAAGAAAACGGTAAACAAAATTGCAGTGTCAATCAATAATGCCGCGGTTCTAATCCAAAATCCTCCGTACTTTACTGTGTGATTCATGTCCAAATACACTCATTCCTTCCTTTTTAGGTAATTATTTCAAATTACTGATTTTATTTACCCGCATGCTTCAGCGTCTAAACGACCACTTTCGATGAAGTCCTGCAAAACTATTACATAACAGAAAAATATTTTTGCATCTATAATAAAACAGGCAGGAATATTGACTAAATATTCAGTATATATAAAGAATATCAGTGAATGAGTCCTTATTCACTTTTGTATATAGATATTTAGATGGATAACGGGGGATGTGCATGGGAAGATTTGAGGGGATGAAAGAAAGGCTTCAAAACGGGAACAGGAAAGGGATGCTGGTGGCCCTGATTGCTGTTCTTCTCGTACCGCTTGTGTATGCAGCGGTCCTGCTTTCTTCAAGGTCGGGTCCATATGATCACTTGGATAACCTGCCAGTAGCTGTCGTGAACAAGGATAAAGGGGCGGCTTCCGGAGATGAGCAGATTAATGCAGGGAATGACTTAGTGGCCGATTTAAAGAAAAGCAGCAGCCTTGGCTGGGATTTTGTCAGCTCTGAAGAAGCAGCTGCAGGACTAAAAGATCAGTCCTACTACATGGTCATTGAAATACCAGAAAATTTTTCGGAAAAAGTGACAACCGTATTGGGAGAAAATCCGGAGGTGCCTGAGCTGCGCTACATTCAAAATGAGGGGCTAAGCTTTACTGCCGCTCAAATTACAAAGGGCGCTGCGGAAAAAATCAGAGAACAGCTGGGCGATAAAATTACGGAAAACTATACGTCAAAACTTTTCGCACAGCTTGGAGAGGTTTCAGAAGGTTTTACAGCCGGTTCAGATGGGTCCAATCAAATTTATACAGGATCCGAAGAGCTTCAAAAAGGGACAGGCCAGATCCTGGATTCTCTGACAGGCAAGTCTGCGGATATTGCGGCATTGGCGGATGGATCCAAAAAGCTTGAAGCAGGATCAAAGGAGATGCTCGACTCCCTCAGTGCAAAACAGGGAAGTATATCTGAGCTTGCAGCGGGTACGAAACAGGTAAACGACGGGACAGGAACGCTGCTCGAATCCTTAACAGGGAAGTCCGGAGACATTGAAAAGCTTGCAGACGGCTCCAAGCAGGTGAAGGATGGAACAGGGCTGCTCTATCAATCGTTAAAGCAGGGCTCAGGGAAAATCGATCAGCTTGCAGCCGGATCAGGTGATGCGGCTAAGGGCGCCGGAGACTTGAATGTCGGCGCAGCCCAAGTGCTTGAAGGACTGAAGCAATCGGAAGCGGGAAGCGGTCAGCTGAAGGATGGACTTGCGGTCCTTGCGCCTGGGAGCAGCGCGGCGGCAAAAGGCATGAGTGATTTGGATGCTGGGGCAGCTCAGGTATCTGCCGGTGCAAAGGGTCTTGCACAAGGTTTGGAAGCGTACCTTGCTAAAAATCCTCAGCTGAAAACGGACCGTGAATTTCTCACACTGCTTGAAACAAGCAAAATTGTAGCAGGCGGTACAGAAAGCATTACGAAAAATACGAAACTCTTGAAAGAAGGAACCGCACAAGTAGCAGGCGGCGTCAAACAAGCGTCAGACGGTGCGAATGCCCTGGCCGCCGGCATGACAAAGCTAAAAGAAGGACAAGCCCGGGTGAGCGGAGGGGCAGCAAAGCTTGCGGCCGGATCAAAAGCGATTGCAAATGGAAACCAGGCCCTTTCTTCTTCCTGGAAGGAGCTTACCTCATCAGTTGCAAAATTGAATGCCGGAGCTGCGCAAGTAAGCAACGGAAATCAATCAGTGAATTCCGGATGGAAAGAGATGAAGTCTGGAGTCTCAGAGCTGTATGGCGGTACACAAAAAATCTACAGCGGAAACACGGAAGTAGATGCCGGGTGGAGGACCCTTACCGCAGGAGCGGGAGATCTTCATACGGGACTGGTTAAAGTCAGCGGCGGAAATGAAACTGTCAAGAATGGCTGGAGCCAGCTGACAGACGGAGTCACAAAAGTTGACGCCGGCGTTCTGAAGCTGAAGGAAGGAAGCGGCCAGCTTGCAGACGGTCTTGCTAGCGGAGCCGAGAAAACCGGAAGCATTAAAGCGGGGGACGACAACATTTCTATGTTCTCCTCACCTGTAAAACTCGCATCAGAAACAGTAAATGAATATGAATTTTATCGTGACTCAACCGCACCTTATATTTTGTCATTAGCATTATTCGCTGGCATTTTGCTTCTTACTTTTGTAACTGATTTCAAAAAGCCTGCAGAAGCCTCCGGCATTGGCTGGTATGCGGGCAAGCTTGGCCAAATGGCGATTTTTGCCGTCATTCAGGCACTTGTCCTTTCGATCTTTACTCTAGTTATTCTGCAGCTTCAAGTTGAAAACGCTTTCTATTTTATCCTATTCGCTGTTTTCGTCAGTCTCGTCTTCATGATTATCATCTTTGCCCTGACCGCTGTTGCAGGAACCATTGGCCGATTCCTCGCCTTTATTCTGGCTGTTGCACAGATAACCACAACCGGAGCAAGCCTGCCGGTCATCCTGCTGCCTGAGGGAGTTCAAGCAATCAGCGGCTGGCTTCCGTTTACCTATACGATTGCCGGGTTTAAAGCGGTCATCTCACTGGGGGATTCAAATTTGCTTTGGGGAAGTGTATGGGTATTGATTGGTTTTGCCCTTGTATTTGGAATTTTATCTGCTGTAACGATCTTTCTTCCTGGTCGTGCAGCGGATGAAAATTCGGAGCTCAAGGCATAAGAGAAAGAGAGAGAACCAGTTTTCGGACTGGTTCTCTTATTCTTTAGCTCTGTTAAACTTGGCTGTTGATTGCAGCTAGCAGGCGTTCGCTTATCCTTGGACTGGCGGTGAGCCTGCGGGGTCTCACCTGTCCGGCTGCTCCCGCTTGCGTCTCATCAACATAATGCTTTAACATAGCCTATTCTTTAAACCGGAATGCCGTCTCCACTTGTGTGTGACGGTTTGAGCCAGGCTGGAAATGCCGTTGATAAACTCCTCAGTTTTTTGAAGACCTTCAAAATTCACTTTCAGCATAAAGCAGGCATTTCCAGCAATCCTGTGGCAAAACCCATTTACTCCCGAGTGAATTGAAAGTTTTTTCAAAAAAATGTTGCAGGCTGTAAAAAATGGTGATAACATTCAGCTCAGGAAATAAAATTTCATACTATTCAGATTGCACTCTTATCCAGAGCAGGCGGAGGGATTTGGCCCTATGATGCCCAGCAACCGACCGTAATTCCGTCGCGAGACGGGGCGCGAAAGCAAGACGCGCCAGGGTTTTGACCCTGAAGGCACGGTGCTAATTCCAACAGAAAGGTTTTTACTTTCTGAGAGATAAGAGGCTTTAGAAGACGACTTTAATTCTTCAAGCCTCTTTCTTTATGAGAAAGGGGCTTTTCCTATTTTTCCGGTAAGAAAAGCCCTCGAAAGAACGTCCGGAATATTTCTATTAGGGGGAGTAAGATCATGACAAAAAAATATGCAAAGATCCTTCTGGCAGCGCTTCTCATTCTCGCCATGCTTGCAGGATGCCAGCCGAAAGTGGGCGAGCAGGCAGGAACAAAAGCAAAGGCAAGCAAAGACAATCCGCTTGCAGGAAAGAAAATCGCCCTTATTATGCAGCAGAACCTTGGAACGTTCTCAGCTCAATACATAGAAGGCGTTAAAGAGCAGACCGAAAAGTTTGGCGGCCAAACCGTTGTGTTCACATCTGACGGCGATCTGGCAAAAATGGCGTCCAATGTGGATGCCGCGGTTAATCAAGGGTTTGACGCGATTCTGATTGATCACGGAACGAAGGAAGCGCTGACTGCCGGTGTCGAAAAAGCGATCAGCAAAAACATTCCGGTTGTTGCGTTTGATGCAGGGGTGGAATCAAAGGGTGTAACGTCGATTGAACAGGGTGACCAGCAAATGGCACAGATGACGCTTGATCAGCTGGCTAAAGATTCAGGCGGAAAAGCGAACATCGTGAAAATCTGGGTGGCCGGATTTGCTCCGATGGAACGCCGCCAGATCGCGTATCAGCAATTTTTGAAAGAAAACACAGGCATTAAGGAAGTGGCCGCATTTGGTGCCGCAACCCAAAACACGGCTCTCGATACACAGGCCCAGATGGAAGCGATCCTGAAGCAGTATCCGAATAAAGGCGAGATTACAGCTGTTTGGGCAGCCTGGGATGAATTTGCAAAAGGGGCGGTTCGTGCTCTTGAGCAGGCGGGAAGAACGGATATTAAAGTGTATGGAATTGACATGAGTGATGAGGATCTTCAGATGATCCAAAAGGAAAACAGCCCATGGGTCGCTTCTGCCGCTGTCGATCCGAAAGACATCGGACGCATTCAGGTCCGTTACGCTTATCAGAAAATCAATGGGGACAGCGTGGAGGAAAAAGTGAAATTGAAGCCGGTATTTGTGACGAAGGAAGCCCTTCCGAAGGAGCAGGTGACAACGAATGACCTGGATCAGCACGTGGAAGGCTGGGGAAAAAGCGAGCAGGGGTATACGGATAAGCTGAAAAAGCTGGAAGAAGGAAAATAACAGAGAAGGAGGGAGAAGGATGAGCCTTCTGCAAATGAAAAACATCTCCAAATCATTCGGCCGTGTTAAGGCGCTGAAGGATGCGCATTTTGAACTGAAAAGCGGGGAAGTTCGTGCGCTGCTTGGAGCGAATGGAGCGGGGAAAAGCACGCTGATGAAAATCCTGTCAGGTGCCTATACGCAGGATGGCGGCGAAATTTTTGTAAACGGGCAGCCCGTTCAGATCCGCTCGCCAAAAGAAGCGAAGGAACTCGGAATCGACTGTGTGTACCAGGAAGTGGATACAGCGCTCGTTCCTCAGCTGTCGGTCGCTGACAACATCATGCTCGACTCCTTCTCCTCCTCCAAAAAATGGACGGTTTCCCGAAAGAAGCTGAATCGAGAGGCGAAGGAGGCTCTGAAGCTGCTGCAGGAGGACCGCATTTCGGTTATGAAAATGGCTTCTGAATTAACGCTTGCCCAGAAGCAAATGGTTCTCATCGCGCGGGCCCTTGTCCGCAAGGCGAAAATCATTATTTTTGATGAACCGACGGCACCGCTGTCAATTGAAGAAACGAAGCATTTTTTCTCGATTATCCAGAGGCTTGTGAAGCAGGGAGTCGGCTGTATCTTTATCTCCCACCGTCTTCCGGAAGTATTCGAGCTTTGCAATCGGATTACGGTAATGAGAGACGGAAGCACTATTCAAACATTTGAAACAGCAGAGGTCACGCAGGAGCAGATTATCGAGACCATGCTGGGCCGTGCCCTCACCCAGGAAATGCAGGAGGAGGGAACGGAGATCGGCCGAACCCTTCTCCAAGTAGATGGGCTGGAGGATGAAGAGCGCCTGAAGGGCATTTCGTTCTCTGTTTCAGCGGGGGAAGTCGTCGCAGTTGCCGGATTAGTCGGAGCGGGAAAAACAGAGCTTGCCAAAACGCTTTTCGGGCTGAACAACTGGAAGAAAGGCAAGGTTCTCTTAGACGGGAAGCCTTATCGGATTAAGGAGCCTTCTGAAGCCATTAAAGCAGGATTCGCGCTAATCCCGGAGGAGCGGAGAAAGGAGGGGCTCTTCATTCATGAGTCCATCCAGGAAAACATGTCGTTTCCTCATTTGAAATCCTTCTCTTCGTTTTTAAAAATGAACCGGAAAAAAGAGAAACAGCATGCTGAACAGGTCATCACGGAGCTTGGAATCAAAGCGGACTCTCCTTTGACGCCTGCTGAAAACTTAAGCGGAGGAAATCAGCAAAAGGTTGCAATCGGCAAATGGATGTATGGAGACGCAAGGGTTTATTTGTTTGATGAACCGACCAAGGGGGTCGACATCGGAGCGA
Protein-coding regions in this window:
- a CDS encoding TetR/AcrR family transcriptional regulator, with product MGQTEGKHGSILRATLELISEHGFHGTSMSKVAKRAGVSAGIIYHYFSNKDELINELYIGVKRNFSEMIIKRLDESQSLRKQIRELVKSTIEVSVRRPEEMLFMEQFLQSPYNRPQIQETVNTYYEPIMNVFKKAKQEQIIKPLPDPVIFALTLDVAVSLAKQHDAGTLQMDDVLIEKVTEACWEAIRQ
- a CDS encoding YhgE/Pip family protein is translated as MGRFEGMKERLQNGNRKGMLVALIAVLLVPLVYAAVLLSSRSGPYDHLDNLPVAVVNKDKGAASGDEQINAGNDLVADLKKSSSLGWDFVSSEEAAAGLKDQSYYMVIEIPENFSEKVTTVLGENPEVPELRYIQNEGLSFTAAQITKGAAEKIREQLGDKITENYTSKLFAQLGEVSEGFTAGSDGSNQIYTGSEELQKGTGQILDSLTGKSADIAALADGSKKLEAGSKEMLDSLSAKQGSISELAAGTKQVNDGTGTLLESLTGKSGDIEKLADGSKQVKDGTGLLYQSLKQGSGKIDQLAAGSGDAAKGAGDLNVGAAQVLEGLKQSEAGSGQLKDGLAVLAPGSSAAAKGMSDLDAGAAQVSAGAKGLAQGLEAYLAKNPQLKTDREFLTLLETSKIVAGGTESITKNTKLLKEGTAQVAGGVKQASDGANALAAGMTKLKEGQARVSGGAAKLAAGSKAIANGNQALSSSWKELTSSVAKLNAGAAQVSNGNQSVNSGWKEMKSGVSELYGGTQKIYSGNTEVDAGWRTLTAGAGDLHTGLVKVSGGNETVKNGWSQLTDGVTKVDAGVLKLKEGSGQLADGLASGAEKTGSIKAGDDNISMFSSPVKLASETVNEYEFYRDSTAPYILSLALFAGILLLTFVTDFKKPAEASGIGWYAGKLGQMAIFAVIQALVLSIFTLVILQLQVENAFYFILFAVFVSLVFMIIIFALTAVAGTIGRFLAFILAVAQITTTGASLPVILLPEGVQAISGWLPFTYTIAGFKAVISLGDSNLLWGSVWVLIGFALVFGILSAVTIFLPGRAADENSELKA
- a CDS encoding trypsin-like peptidase domain-containing protein; translated protein: MYCKSCGTAIMERSKYCPHCGHSLKGKPYKLLTLLILSMCICAGVFTALYMELTNRETAAKELKVSNAPTENVKNNDVKPTSIKNTEAPPVKKETPKPAKELSQIIDDAQPKVFTILSEYSQGSGFLINNKGDVLTNAHVAEGALYLTIRDNEGKDHNGTVIGYSNEIDIAIIRVDSLAGRTPLELEETNESKLGDEVIALGSPQGFENTATTGNISGVNRTFYIEPHTYEGIYQISAPIAPGSSGGPLLDGKTERVIAINSARHGEEATIGFSIPLFKVMSIIHDWVSNPMTEEEITSLFYTDEGTYFYQDLYDDSEFYFDGGDYTEEYDDYTAEEDDSYEDPYYEEEETYDDREAYPEVDTEVPPSSGEYEDPYTEEVPEDVYTEIPEEDLEEDEDMYTDPLTQDEDFEEETIEEDEALIETP
- a CDS encoding putative quinol monooxygenase, which codes for MDRFGLFGKLMAKEGHGEQLAAILLEASHAMKEVTGCELYVVSAAENEPDAVMVYEVWINQEAHQASLKLEATQNLIKQAKPIIAGMERISTLKPIGGKGL
- the recQ gene encoding DNA helicase RecQ, which translates into the protein MLQQARSLLEKHYGYSAFRNGQEQAIQSALEGNDTLCVMPTGGGKSICYQIPALIFHGTTLVISPLISLMKDQVDALLQAGISAAYINSSLSAADVHDRIMKAKQGEYRLLYIAPERLESYEFMNQLMELSIPLVAVDEAHCISQWGHDFRPSYQRIQRMITQLPVKPVVMALTATATPKVREDICQSLHIDENHSILTGFARENLSFSVVKGQDRLPYLKDFLKKNETESGIIYAATRKNVDQLHDLLNKNGIRVSKYHAGMSDEDRISGQEDFLLDRTSVMVATSAFGMGIDKSNIRYVVHYQLPKNMESYYQEAGRAGRDGLDSECILLYSPQDVQVQRFLIDQSSDRMRMPQELEKLQLMVDYCHTENCLQRKIVQYFSEMDMPPCGRCGNCTDSRESRDVTKEAQMVLSCVIRMGQKRFGKALVAQVLTGSQNRKVIDLGLNQLPTYGIMKDKSAKEVTSFIEFLISQDLIGVEHGTYPLIYVNPGGKDVLMGNMPVQRKEAVQTKTLAAGDPLFEELRSVRKSLAEQEKVPPFVIFSDTSLKDMCVKQPETDEAFLQVSGVGQHKADKYGKAFIQAIFQFKEQNPEYKSELEEDAPPKKTIRKLTGNSHLETLQLFKEGKEFKDIAEEREISIQTVENHLLKCLEAGEIIQHEEFVPMRYREQIEQAIQEAGTDRLKPIKELLPEEISYFIIKAFLVLKKMEPA
- a CDS encoding SDR family oxidoreductase; the encoded protein is MKKTVLVTGGTGYVASWLVKELLEDGHNVRITVRDQSKTVNYRHLLEVEKNSTGSLEVYQANLLREGSFDEAVDGCEYVFHTASPFFISGFRDARVDLIKPAQEGTRNVLGSVNKFDSVRRVILTSSAVAIFGDNADMDGKPAFTERDWNTTSSVTHQPYSYSKTIAEKEAWELAEKQDRWDLITINPTFVLGPSLAKRTDSTSIATILDLLKGKYKTGVPRLVNGVVDVRDVAKAHKLAAFMNTASGRFLLSNEEATLLDMAKVLEKNFPKQYPLPKWEVPKPLIWLLAPKIGLTRPYVSKNVGIPAKFDHSKSVRELGLTYRSLETTLVDQKEQMDEDGLI
- a CDS encoding sugar ABC transporter substrate-binding protein; this translates as MTKKYAKILLAALLILAMLAGCQPKVGEQAGTKAKASKDNPLAGKKIALIMQQNLGTFSAQYIEGVKEQTEKFGGQTVVFTSDGDLAKMASNVDAAVNQGFDAILIDHGTKEALTAGVEKAISKNIPVVAFDAGVESKGVTSIEQGDQQMAQMTLDQLAKDSGGKANIVKIWVAGFAPMERRQIAYQQFLKENTGIKEVAAFGAATQNTALDTQAQMEAILKQYPNKGEITAVWAAWDEFAKGAVRALEQAGRTDIKVYGIDMSDEDLQMIQKENSPWVASAAVDPKDIGRIQVRYAYQKINGDSVEEKVKLKPVFVTKEALPKEQVTTNDLDQHVEGWGKSEQGYTDKLKKLEEGK
- a CDS encoding RDD family protein, whose product is MNHTVKYGGFWIRTAALLIDTAILFTVFFIPFLPMIFGEPPQSITPVILIYAAEYIVALAYFIILPVTSWQGTIGKKLLGLKIVNEHGEKLTIGKSILRYLSFSVSGFVLYIGFIMAGFTSRKQALHDMMVKTYVVKSRTSSVAEPISGQAAFK